From the genome of Stegostoma tigrinum isolate sSteTig4 chromosome 32, sSteTig4.hap1, whole genome shotgun sequence, one region includes:
- the nlrx1 gene encoding NLR family member X1, whose translation MQGSRCARMQCWKNLSIRLKWTLIEHKPTNTVVPLHGARNAGSAGVRCLHARSLKQLIGAMTRNLCRLERPGFLQCPQYAVQQCKSLSTGASQVDPIEQHRRRLRDWFSHMPKEEMRFGSFSMDNWRIDPVLAESSPRENRELAARLGVSARAEPEKSQVFKANHLFPSLGEPFPRVKNVLLYGMVGMGKSTVVNKLVLDWCDGQLDQFHIILPFSCEDLSSQNQSTSLNKLVTRKYTQLRSVLPQIWSGRQGKVLLVFSDLEQLKLDFRLSKTELCSDPSEPQPPGSLLVNLLRNYLIPDASILVTTRPSAVDSIPSRYIDRYVRVCGFTEVEQQRQYFRNRLRLSPHDTAGQNLMEMLYRNLQRQSRLTTDCFLPSYCWIICANLHFLHFTTAADLPTQTLTGLYNSFLALNFGGQIVDANSQQNIPIVRYIAKAVGKLAYEGIEMKKTVFSEEDLQSCFELHTRTEEELNQLTAFQLDVLGFFMSPSAEHHSEPRLRFTVPAMQEYLAALYVVLGEKKTVLERVGNEVSETIGKASEDVTAILAIVSKFMPLRIITLLRLVNIFPRIFRKIRTKSKKGIANTMVFEMFKEDEELNSDVLEQINESILGKEAGTGDRTSTQCFELFPTFMAGLLAQSNRLLLEQLGCTIKNVTVREISNNLKKHLSKVTANKQLPPSELMDLLLFLYELQNEAFAREICKSFQSLNLSQVKMTTLKCFVTASVMNASDHPVDQMNLSVCNLTEDCLKILKPVLLRCKNLNLQFNHLGLGAWQEVSHLLQDPNCTVQNLWLCDNVLSEAALNCIGPAIAHNSSVTQLSLLHTSLGDQGLKVLTPYIQVNTQLKDLNLASNNISEEAAMDFVEMIKKHPTLETVHLYLNEISDNGKQELHALSQEQDGVTVLASITEGSDISAYWTLILKNVMGNAANRDQEHMANHLALFQNELKFSRRQTRNLWKKIRLLRVERRIEKKLRNIQQEK comes from the exons ATGCAGGGATCTCGCTGTGCCAGAATGCAGTGCTGGAAGAATTTGTCAATCAGATTAAAATGGACTTTAATAGAACACAAACCGACCAACACCGTTGTACCTCTCCATG gaGCCAGAAACGCAGGATCTGCGGGGGTTCGGTGTCTCCACGCCAGGAGCTTGAAGCAGCTGATCGGGGCAATGACCAG AAATCTTTGTCGCCTTGAGAGGCCTGGCTTCTTGCAGTGTCCTCAGTATGCAGTGCAGCAGTGCAAATCACTGAGCACCGGTGCTAGCCAAG TCGACCCCATTGAGCAGCATCGGCGGAGACTACGCGATTGGTTCAGCCATATGCCCAAGGAGGAGATGAGGTTTGGTTCCTTCTCCATGGATAACTGGCGTATCGATCCTGTCCTTGCTGAAAGCTCCCCCAGAGAGAATAGGGAGCTGGCTGCGAGGCTGGGCGTCTCCGCTCGCGCTGAACCGGAGAAATCCCAGGTCTTCAAGGCTAACCACTTGTTCCCCTCTCTTGGTGAGCCGTTTCCTCGTGTGAAGAATGTGCTGCTGTACGGAATGGTGGGAATGGGCAAGAGCACAGTCGTCAACAAACTAGTCTTGGATTGGTGTGATGGTCAGCTCGATCAGTTCCACATCATCCTGCCTTTCTCCTGTGAAGACTTGTCCTCGCAGAACCAATCCACGTCCCTGAATAAATTAGTGACTCGAAAGTACACCCAGCTGAGATCCGTTTTGCCTCAGATTTGGTCGGGGAGACAAGGGAAGGTGCTCCTGGTTTTCTCTGACCTGGAGCAGCTTAAACTTGACTTTCGTCTCTCGAAGACCGAGCTGTGCAGTGATCCAAGTGAACCCCAGCCGCCCGGCAGCTTGCTGGTCAACCTGCTCCGAAATTATCTGATCCCAGATGCCAGCATCCTAGTCACCACCCGGCCCTCGGCAGTGGACTCCATCCCGAGCAGGTACATCGACAGGTACGTCCGTGTCTGTGGCTTCACCGAGGTGGAACAGCAGCGGCAGTATTTCCGAAATCGCCTGCGCCTGTCCCCCCATGATACGGCCGGCCAGAATTTGATGGAGATGCTGTACAGGAATCTGCAGAGACAGAGCCGGCTCACCACCGATTGCTTCCTGCCGTCCTACTGTTGGATCATCTGTGCGAACCTGCACTTTCTGCATTTTACTACCGCCGCTGACTTGCCCACGCAGACGCTCACAGGTCTGTACAACAGCTTCCTGGCGTTAAATTTTGGAGGTCAAATTGTGGACGCGAATAGCCAACAGAACATCCCGATCGTGCGCTACATTGCGAAAGCAGTCGGCAAGCTGGCGTACGAGGGGATAGAGATGAAGAAGACGGTGTTCAGTGAGGAGGACTTGCAGAGCTGCTTCGAGCTGCACACCAGGACAGAGGAAGAGCTGAACCAGCTGACTGCATTTCAGCTGGACGTGTTGGGGTTCTTCATGTCCCCCAGTGCTGAGCACCACTCGGAGCCCCGCCTGCGGTTCACTGTCCCCGCAATGCAGGAGTACCTGGCTGCGCTCTATGTTGTGCTGGGAGAGAAAAAAACCGTCCTGGAACGAGTTGGGAATGAGGTGTCCGAGACCATCGGAAAAGCCAGCGAGGACGTGACCGCAATTTTAGCCATCGTGTCGAAATTTATGCCGCTCAGAATCATAACGCTCCTGAGACTTGTGAATATTTTCCCACGCATCTTCAGAAAGATTCGTACCAAGAGCAAAAAGGGTATCGCAAACACCATGGTCTTCGAAATGTTCAAAGAAGACGAGGAGTTGAACAGCGACGTGTTGGAGCAAATAAATGAGAGTATTCTTGGGAAGGAGGCAGGGACTGGTGACAGGACCAGCACTCAATGCTTTGAACTCTTCCCGACGTTCATGGCTGGGCTCTTAGCCCAGAGCAACCGGCTCTTGCTGGAGCAGCTCGGCTGCACGATAAAGAATGTGACTGTGCGCGAAATATCAAACAATTTGAAGAAACATCTCAGCAAAGTCACCGCCAACAAGCAGCTGCCTCCCTCTGAGCTCATGGATCTTCTGTTGTTCCTGTACGAGTTGCAGAATGAAGCTTTTGCAAGGGAGATCTGCAAGTCTTTCCAAAGCTTGAATTTGTCCCAAGTTAAGATGACCACCTTGAAATGTTTTGTGACTGCCTCAGTAATGAACGCCTCTGACCACCCAGTTGACCAGATGAACCTCAGTGTCTGCAACTTAACTGAAGACTGCTTGAAGATTCTGAAACCAGTTCTCCTCAGATGCAAGAATTTAAA TCTACAGTTTAATCATCTCGGACTTGGTGCCTGGCAGGAAGTCAGCCATTTGTTACAGGACCCAAACTGTACAGTTCAGAACTTGTG GCTTTGTGACAACGTTTTGTCCGAGGCTGCACTTAATTGTATCGGGCCTGCCATCGCTCACAACAGTTCAGTGACCCAGTTATCACTGCTTCACACATCACTGGGAGACCAGGGATTGAAGGtacttacaccctacatccaaGTCAACACACAGCTGAAAGATCTCAACCTGGCCAGTAACAACATCAGCGAGGAGGCTGCCATGGACTTTGTGGAGATGATCAAGAAACATCCGACTTTAGAAACCGTTCA cCTGTATTTAAATGAAATCAGTGACAACGGGAAACAGGAGCTGCACGCACTCAGCCAGGAAcaggatggggtgacggttctcgCTTCAATCACAGAAGGCTCCGACATCTCGGCCTACTGGACGCTGATCCTGAAGAACGTCATGGGAAACGCTGCCAACAGGGACCAGGAGCACATGGCAAACCACTTGGCACTCTTTCAGAACGAGCTGAAGTTCAGCCGCCGGCAGACCCGAAACCTCTGGAAAAAGATCAGACTTCTGCGGGTGGAACGTCGAATCGAGAAGAAGCTGAGAAACATCCAACAGGAGAAGTAG